One stretch of Rosistilla oblonga DNA includes these proteins:
- a CDS encoding DUF4339 domain-containing protein, with protein sequence MGIRFHCHECQHRLNVKEFLAGKRGKCPRCKVSFRIPMGDQELSIPIDLDSPESNDSPASDDSAADEAAAAAAEKTSPAPDPAPAKPATASSVDRAPVSAAPESSPAKVSRGDQSAKNAAPSPEPAEIAAVSEPAVSKSNVPTDPPPPSIATPDQSQHETSQDESSPMAVAGDVVWYVRPPSGGQYGPAGGSLLQQWIKEHRVVPGSLVWRDGWAQWRAAEEVFGPKFATLGVADIDLNADLPESPLAVNEPIRSTDSSAAVDLQPQPSPSEFERRQMAKRKRRTRMIAMLAGVSLFLIVVIILVVVSKSVDA encoded by the coding sequence ATGGGAATTCGGTTTCACTGCCATGAATGTCAGCATCGCTTGAACGTCAAGGAATTCCTGGCGGGCAAGCGGGGCAAGTGCCCCCGTTGCAAAGTGTCGTTTCGGATCCCGATGGGCGACCAAGAATTGTCCATCCCGATCGATCTCGATTCGCCTGAATCCAACGACTCGCCAGCGAGTGACGATTCAGCGGCCGACGAAGCCGCCGCCGCCGCTGCCGAGAAGACGTCGCCCGCTCCCGATCCAGCACCGGCGAAGCCCGCCACCGCTTCTTCGGTCGATCGGGCCCCGGTCTCGGCGGCACCTGAATCTTCGCCAGCGAAAGTTTCCCGGGGCGATCAATCCGCCAAAAATGCTGCTCCGTCGCCGGAGCCCGCTGAGATCGCGGCGGTTTCCGAACCAGCAGTTTCTAAATCAAACGTTCCGACCGATCCGCCGCCGCCATCGATTGCGACGCCCGATCAATCGCAGCATGAAACCTCGCAAGACGAATCGTCGCCGATGGCGGTCGCCGGCGACGTCGTCTGGTATGTGCGGCCTCCTAGCGGCGGGCAATATGGTCCGGCGGGAGGTTCGTTGCTGCAGCAGTGGATCAAGGAGCACCGCGTCGTTCCCGGATCGCTTGTCTGGCGCGACGGTTGGGCGCAGTGGCGAGCCGCCGAAGAGGTCTTTGGCCCCAAGTTCGCGACGCTGGGAGTTGCGGATATCGATCTCAATGCCGACCTTCCCGAATCACCTCTCGCCGTAAATGAACCGATCCGGTCGACGGATTCCTCGGCCGCGGTCGATCTCCAGCCACAACCATCGCCGTCGGAATTCGAACGGCGGCAAATGGCCAAACGCAAGCGGCGGACGCGGATGATCGCTATGCTTGCTGGCGTGAGTCTGTTTCTGATCGTTGTGATCATCCTCGTTGTCGTCAGTAAAAGCGTCGACGCTTGA
- a CDS encoding cytochrome c produces the protein MFRSKSIVFVCLLGLLIAPVIAKERRAKPPRFGADSFRGVFFEDISESVAASRPNVQALRGIRPQVAGAETKDDEETEDVGGAWNKLASAQSIEDEIKRQKLLFDSDVSQPGAFKSGGYVAARTELSILATLFGVVHYYEGDIRWKEQAEAARNLLARTAGNCNSGSIQVFNECKSRKQDLDDLLGGSSLSSPPAATETEWSRIADRSVLMSYLETLSKEKLPDLTNDASGVKDSPDKVKQFSDMVALVGSILIQEGMDEADDEEYVNLSKQMLDAALLVGQAAQKGDADGARKAVGMINQACDACHEQYR, from the coding sequence ATGTTTCGATCAAAATCGATAGTGTTTGTCTGTTTGCTTGGGCTGTTGATCGCTCCGGTGATCGCAAAAGAGCGGCGAGCGAAGCCGCCGAGATTCGGCGCCGATTCTTTCCGCGGCGTCTTTTTCGAAGACATCTCCGAATCGGTTGCCGCATCGCGTCCGAACGTCCAAGCGCTGCGAGGGATCCGTCCGCAGGTGGCTGGAGCGGAAACGAAGGATGACGAGGAGACCGAAGACGTCGGCGGTGCCTGGAATAAACTGGCCAGCGCTCAGAGTATCGAAGACGAGATCAAACGACAGAAGCTGTTGTTCGATTCGGACGTCTCGCAGCCAGGCGCCTTCAAGAGCGGAGGCTATGTCGCGGCGCGGACCGAGCTGTCGATCCTGGCAACGTTGTTTGGCGTCGTCCACTACTACGAAGGCGATATTCGCTGGAAAGAGCAGGCCGAGGCGGCTCGGAATTTGTTGGCTCGCACCGCTGGCAACTGTAACTCCGGATCGATCCAGGTCTTCAACGAATGTAAAAGTCGCAAGCAAGATCTCGACGACCTGCTCGGCGGCAGCTCGCTGTCGAGCCCGCCAGCGGCTACGGAAACCGAATGGTCTCGGATCGCCGACCGCTCGGTCTTGATGAGCTATCTGGAAACGCTCTCCAAAGAAAAGCTCCCCGATCTGACCAACGACGCGTCGGGCGTCAAAGACAGTCCCGACAAAGTGAAGCAGTTCAGCGACATGGTCGCGTTGGTCGGCAGCATTTTGATCCAAGAGGGAATGGACGAAGCGGACGACGAGGAATACGTCAACCTTTCCAAACAGATGCTCGATGCAGCGTTGTTGGTCGGTCAGGCGGCGCAAAAGGGGGACGCCGACGGAGCGCGGAAAGCTGTCGGAATGATCAACCAAGCGTGTGACGCCTGCCACGAACAGTACCGCTAG